From Plasmodium brasilianum strain Bolivian I chromosome Unknown PB_00_09, whole genome shotgun sequence, the proteins below share one genomic window:
- a CDS encoding fam-m protein, with the protein MEKNIILILIIKFYAFILLRCLFHLENDSTYRTSINNNYKLGKIIVIRNYRLLAKYKQDVYSSNSVLRRDMSNKLKYEKKDIHNKEKAIKEKNSKYNRSLLNQAQYYTEFNDYNNGMFDGKHFHFEKKWIKKKKYDDFFEKNKRIGNIALNNIKFRSYSFGVAIIFLIVLLVIGYPILHRYGLLKKAGDQILNFLKLNEKLGGVEPYICVILYGILIVLLSLILIIVFPKILINNEKYNKYKLMTE; encoded by the exons atggaaaaaaatattattttaatcttaattattaaattttatgcgtttattcttttacgttgtttatttcatttagAAAATGAt aGCACTTATAGAACAtccataaataataattataaacttGGAAAAATTATAGTTATAAGAAATTACCGATtactagcaaaatataaacaagaTGTCTATTCAAGTAATTCGGTTTTAAGAAGAGACATGTCAAATAAACTGAAgtacgaaaaaaaagatatacataataaagaaaaagcaataaaagaaaaaaacagtaaatataatagaaGTTTACTAAATCAAGCGCAATATTATACAGAATTTAATGACTATAATAATGGAATGTTTGATGGTaaacatttccattttgaaaaaaaatggataaaaaaaaaaaaatatgatgatttttttgaaaaaaacaagaGAATTGGAAATATAgctttaaataatataaaatttagaagTTACAGTTTTGGAGTtgctataatttttcttattgttTTATTGGTAATAGGGTATCCTATTTTACATAGGTATGGTTTGCTGAAAAAAGCTGGAGACCagatattaaattttttaaaattgaacGAAAAGCTTGGAGGCGTAGAACCCTATATTTGTGTAATATTATACGGAATACTTATCGTTTTGTTATCACTAATACTAATCATAGTCTTTCCaaagatattaataaataatgaaaagtataataaatataagttaATGACtgagtaa
- a CDS encoding fam-m protein, producing the protein MDQRIMLLLLIKYFLFMLLTWICNLWNDARSINKSLYDNLKVNRKLDIRNYRLLAKCKKKKDLNIVSLNEDIADNGECEKKTTYNNESVFTKLKKQSNIYPLNKAQYYTEVMNYNNGIFDGKYFHFEKKWIKKKDYDNFLEKNRRIRDIKLKKIKFRSYGFGIVIFFLFFLFGIGLPILHGFEYLTDVLSPMNNLLGLAGDGVKKYSFLISFGILIIILSIMILVSIPKILKNNEKYKKIKYMTE; encoded by the exons ATGGATCAGAGAATTATgttacttttattaattaaatattttctgtTTATGCTTTTAACATGGATATGTAATTTATGGAATGATGCg agATCCATAAATAAATCTTTGTATGATAACTTAAAAGTTAATAGAAAATTAGATATAAGAAATTACAGATTACTAGCAAAATgtaagaagaaaaaggacTTAAATATTGTATCGTTAAATGAAGATATAGCAGATAACGGAGAGTGCGAGAAGAAaacaacatataataatgaaagtGTGTTCACAAAACTAAAGAAACAATCTAATATATATCCATTAAATAAGGCGCAGTACTACACAGAAGTTATGAATTATAACAATGGAATTTTTGatggaaaatattttcattttgaaaagaaaTGGATCAAGAAAAAagattatgataattttctCGAAAAAAACAGGAGAATTAGagacataaaattaaaaaaaataaaatttagaagtTACGGATTCGgaattgttatattttttctctttttcttgtttGGAATAGGATTACCAATATTACACGGATTTGAGTACTTAACGGATGTGTTGTCACCTATGAATAATCTTCTAGGATTAGCTGGAGATGGAGTAAAAAAATACTCTTTTCTAATATCATTTGGCATActtatcattatattatcTATTATGATTTTAGTATCAATTCCTAAgatcttaaaaaataatgaaaaatataaaaaaattaagtatatgACTGAGTGA